The Salicibibacter halophilus DNA window CGACCTTCAACATCTGTTTCGATAGGGATTTCCATTTTCATAGATTCTAAAATGATAAGCTCAGCACCGGCTTCTACCCGATCTCCTTGTTTCACCATTAGTTTCCAAGCGGTTCCGCTCATGCCAGCTTTTACATGTTTCATTTACTTATCCTCACTTTCTTATGATTGTTTAAATTCTTTATTTGTCACCTGTATTATTAAAAATTGAACTTAAACCTC harbors:
- a CDS encoding biotin/lipoyl-containing protein; the protein is MKHVKAGMSGTAWKLMVKQGDRVEAGAELIILESMKMEIPIETDVEGRINAIYKNEGEFVNEGEIET